A stretch of Desulfocurvus vexinensis DSM 17965 DNA encodes these proteins:
- the mraY gene encoding phospho-N-acetylmuramoyl-pentapeptide-transferase, with protein sequence MLYNLLYPLSSEVGIFNVFRYITFRSVWALVTALLITILVGPAFIRFLKRLKFGQVIHEDVEAHMQKAGTPTMGGLLMGFGVLVAVLLWADLTNVYIWLALLVFVGFGIVGLVDDWLKVVKKHNKGLSARAKFAGQVLVAGTAMFLLIEQPAFDTHLAFPFFKALYPDLGWFYLPFAVLVMVGASNGVNLTDGLDGLAIGPSIVAGACFAVFVYVAGHVEIAKYLRIAYVPGMGEVAVFCGALVGAGLGFLWYNAYPAQVFMGDVGSLSIGGSLGFVAVMSKNELILVIVGGLFVVETLSVILQVGYFKFTGGKRIFRMAPLHHHFELKGIPESKIITRFWILSILLALMALSTLKLR encoded by the coding sequence ATGCTCTACAACCTTCTCTACCCGCTCTCCAGCGAAGTCGGCATCTTCAACGTCTTTCGCTACATCACCTTCCGCTCGGTGTGGGCGCTGGTCACCGCGCTGCTCATCACCATCCTGGTCGGCCCGGCCTTCATCCGCTTCCTCAAGCGCCTGAAGTTCGGGCAGGTCATCCATGAGGACGTGGAGGCGCACATGCAGAAGGCGGGCACGCCGACCATGGGCGGGCTGCTCATGGGCTTCGGGGTGCTGGTGGCCGTGCTGCTGTGGGCCGACCTGACCAACGTCTACATCTGGCTGGCGCTGCTGGTCTTCGTGGGCTTCGGCATCGTCGGGCTGGTGGACGACTGGCTCAAGGTGGTCAAGAAGCACAACAAGGGCCTGTCGGCCCGGGCCAAGTTCGCGGGGCAGGTGCTGGTGGCGGGCACGGCCATGTTCCTGCTCATCGAGCAGCCCGCCTTCGACACGCACCTGGCCTTCCCCTTCTTCAAGGCCCTGTACCCCGACCTGGGCTGGTTCTACCTGCCGTTTGCGGTGCTGGTCATGGTCGGGGCCTCCAACGGCGTGAACCTCACCGACGGCCTGGACGGGCTGGCCATCGGCCCGAGCATCGTGGCCGGGGCCTGCTTCGCGGTGTTCGTCTACGTGGCCGGGCATGTGGAGATCGCCAAGTACCTGCGCATCGCCTACGTGCCGGGCATGGGCGAGGTGGCCGTGTTCTGCGGGGCGCTGGTGGGCGCGGGGCTCGGGTTCTTGTGGTACAACGCCTACCCCGCCCAGGTCTTCATGGGCGACGTGGGCTCGCTGTCCATCGGCGGCAGCCTGGGCTTCGTGGCCGTGATGAGCAAGAACGAGCTGATCCTGGTCATCGTCGGCGGGCTGTTCGTGGTCGAGACGCTCTCGGTGATCCTCCAGGTGGGCTACTTCAAGTTCACGGGCGGCAAGCGCATCTTCCGCATGGCGCCCCTGCACCACCATTTCGAGCTCAAGGGCATTCCGGAATCCAAGATCATCACCCGGTTCTGGATTCTCTCCATCCTGTTGGCGCTCATGGCGCTGTCAACCCTGAAGCTGAGGTAA
- a CDS encoding UDP-N-acetylmuramoyl-tripeptide--D-alanyl-D-alanine ligase, giving the protein MNLTLAEAAAAMHAVGDVDPGREVRLTGICTDSRLLEPGQLFFCLAGENYDAHAFAADAARAGAAAVVVSRPVSGVQGAPVLMVRDVLAALGDLGGLWRGRARATVVAVTGSAGKTTVKEILAAILSELGETARNYGNFNNLLGVPLTMLGCSGQERFWVLELGINVPGEMQALGAMVRPDAAVIANIGPAHLEGLGSLEGVAAAKTELLRHLAPGGRAFVSADHPPLLDYARAIAPEVRQFTVADAAGLVRGQYLGRTAEGQGRYRLRLNGLELDVTSPLAGAVFAENMIAAASVAFALGAGEREIARGIAKVAVPGGRFNVKRSGGWTLIDDSYNANPLSMRQAVENARELAGAGPLALVLGEMRELGAQAGALHREMARAAAAAAPWAVFFHGGHADEVARGLEDGGYAGRLVRIDDPALFAGQFLELGLASGVVLFKGSRGCRMERFLHALAEAMEGRG; this is encoded by the coding sequence GTGAATCTGACGCTGGCCGAAGCCGCCGCCGCCATGCACGCGGTGGGTGACGTGGACCCCGGGCGCGAGGTGCGCCTGACGGGCATCTGCACCGACAGCCGCCTGCTCGAGCCGGGGCAGCTGTTCTTCTGCCTCGCGGGCGAGAACTACGACGCCCACGCGTTCGCCGCCGACGCCGCCCGCGCCGGGGCCGCCGCCGTGGTCGTCTCGCGGCCGGTGTCCGGGGTCCAGGGCGCGCCGGTGCTCATGGTCCGCGACGTGCTCGCGGCCCTGGGCGACCTGGGCGGGCTGTGGCGCGGGCGGGCCCGGGCCACGGTGGTGGCCGTCACCGGCTCGGCGGGCAAGACCACGGTCAAGGAGATCCTGGCCGCCATCCTCTCCGAGCTGGGCGAGACGGCGCGCAATTACGGCAATTTCAACAACCTGCTCGGCGTGCCCCTGACCATGCTCGGGTGCAGCGGGCAGGAGCGCTTCTGGGTGCTGGAGCTGGGCATCAACGTGCCCGGCGAGATGCAGGCCCTGGGGGCCATGGTCCGGCCCGATGCGGCGGTCATCGCCAACATCGGCCCGGCGCACCTGGAGGGCCTGGGCAGCCTGGAGGGCGTGGCCGCCGCCAAGACCGAGCTTCTGCGCCATCTGGCCCCCGGGGGCCGGGCCTTTGTCAGCGCCGACCACCCGCCGCTGCTGGACTACGCCCGGGCCATCGCGCCCGAGGTGCGCCAGTTCACCGTGGCCGACGCGGCGGGGCTGGTGCGCGGGCAGTACCTGGGCCGCACCGCCGAGGGCCAGGGCCGCTACCGCCTGCGCCTGAACGGGCTGGAGTTGGACGTGACCTCGCCCCTGGCCGGGGCGGTGTTCGCCGAGAACATGATCGCCGCCGCCAGCGTGGCCTTCGCCCTGGGCGCCGGGGAGCGCGAGATCGCCCGCGGCATCGCCAAGGTGGCCGTGCCCGGCGGGCGCTTCAACGTGAAGCGCAGCGGCGGCTGGACGCTTATCGACGACAGCTACAACGCCAACCCGCTGTCCATGCGCCAGGCCGTGGAGAACGCCCGCGAGCTGGCCGGGGCCGGGCCCCTGGCCCTGGTGCTGGGCGAGATGCGCGAGCTGGGCGCCCAGGCGGGCGCGCTGCACCGCGAGATGGCCCGCGCCGCCGCCGCCGCCGCGCCCTGGGCCGTGTTCTTCCACGGCGGCCACGCCGACGAGGTGGCCCGGGGCCTGGAAGACGGCGGCTACGCAGGGCGGCTCGTGCGCATCGACGACCCGGCGCTGTTCGCCGGGCAGTTCCTGGAGCTGGGCCTTGCGTCCGGCGTGGTGCTGTTCAAGGGCTCGCGCGGGTGCAGGATGGAGCGCTTCCTGCACGCGCTGGCCGAAGCCATGGAGGGTCGCGGCTAG
- a CDS encoding UDP-N-acetylmuramoyl-L-alanyl-D-glutamate--2,6-diaminopimelate ligase, which produces MVRTDSRQVRPGEVFVAVPGAGLDGACFISDAVERGAAWVVTRDPGGVPQGRGVRAVAHPMPRRALGELAAARFRTAQHGLTLVGITGTNGKTTLTYMLEHLLAAAGRTVGVIGTVSYRWPGFCLEAPMTTPDCWQLHELLANMAAAGVDTVVMEVSSHALHQDRVWGLDYDVAVLLNVTQDHLDYHKTMDDYFRAKAKLFHEMGRAGKTGVINADDAYGRMLLGRYTPAMGFGLYYPNVGSGPGLAGSVKACTARGLELLVKYGEQTWTLTSPLIGKHNASNLLAAQSVGLALGLKPKALKALETFTGVPGRLERIPNARSLDVFVDYAHTPDALENVLSNVRELGFRKVFCVFGCGGNRDRAKRPLMGQAVCRYADVAVLTSDNPRGEDPLAIMADVRPGLTGCARVIEEPDRAAAIALALKTMEPGDVLVIAGKGHESYQEIQGVRHPFSDAAMVRELAG; this is translated from the coding sequence ATGGTGCGGACCGATTCGCGCCAGGTGCGCCCGGGCGAGGTCTTCGTGGCCGTGCCCGGGGCGGGCCTGGACGGGGCCTGCTTCATCTCCGACGCCGTGGAGCGCGGCGCCGCCTGGGTGGTGACGCGCGACCCCGGGGGCGTGCCCCAGGGCCGGGGCGTGCGCGCCGTGGCCCACCCCATGCCCCGGCGCGCCCTGGGCGAGCTGGCCGCCGCGCGCTTTCGCACCGCGCAGCACGGCCTGACCCTGGTGGGCATCACCGGCACCAACGGCAAGACCACCCTGACCTACATGCTCGAGCATCTGCTCGCCGCCGCCGGGCGCACGGTGGGCGTCATCGGCACCGTGAGCTACCGCTGGCCGGGCTTTTGCCTCGAAGCGCCCATGACCACCCCCGACTGCTGGCAGCTCCACGAGCTGCTGGCCAACATGGCCGCCGCCGGGGTGGACACCGTGGTCATGGAGGTCTCCTCCCACGCCCTGCACCAGGACCGCGTCTGGGGCCTGGACTACGACGTGGCCGTGCTGCTCAACGTAACCCAGGACCACCTGGACTACCACAAGACCATGGACGACTACTTCCGGGCCAAGGCCAAGCTCTTCCACGAGATGGGCCGCGCGGGCAAGACCGGGGTCATCAACGCCGACGACGCCTACGGGCGGATGCTGCTGGGGCGCTACACCCCGGCCATGGGCTTCGGGCTGTACTACCCCAACGTGGGCAGCGGCCCGGGGCTGGCGGGCAGCGTCAAGGCCTGCACCGCGCGCGGGCTGGAACTGCTCGTGAAATACGGCGAGCAGACCTGGACCCTGACCTCGCCGCTCATCGGCAAGCACAACGCCTCCAACCTGCTGGCGGCGCAGTCGGTGGGCCTGGCCCTGGGTCTGAAGCCCAAGGCGCTCAAGGCCCTGGAAACCTTCACCGGCGTGCCCGGGCGCCTGGAGCGCATCCCCAACGCCCGGAGCCTGGACGTGTTCGTGGACTACGCCCACACCCCCGACGCCCTGGAGAACGTGCTCTCCAACGTGCGCGAGCTGGGCTTCCGCAAGGTGTTTTGCGTGTTCGGCTGCGGCGGCAACCGCGACCGCGCCAAGCGCCCGCTCATGGGCCAGGCCGTGTGCCGCTACGCCGACGTGGCCGTGCTGACCTCGGACAACCCGCGCGGCGAGGACCCGCTGGCCATCATGGCCGACGTGCGCCCCGGGCTCACGGGTTGCGCCCGGGTCATCGAGGAGCCCGACCGCGCCGCCGCCATCGCCCTGGCCCTGAAGACCATGGAGCCGGGCGACGTGCTGGTCATCGCGGGCAAGGGTCATGAATCCTATCAGGAAATCCAGGGCGTGCGCCACCCGTTCAGCGACGCTGCCATGGTCAGGGAGCTTGCCGGGTGA
- the murG gene encoding undecaprenyldiphospho-muramoylpentapeptide beta-N-acetylglucosaminyltransferase: MRLVILTTGGTGGHVFPALAVAEELRSRHAGLELLFVGGRHGREAEFAARAGLPFVGLPVRGFLGRGPRAVGAAFGLAWALGISWRLLARRRPDVVVGFGGYAGFAPVAMAALRGVPCALHEQNSRPGSANRLLGRWVDRVFLSFPDEAKFFDAARTRLTGNPVRAAIREAGARAGAGAAPAGRRVLVAGGSLGARAINEAVAGSLEALRARGFSLWHQTGAEDEQTVRAAYACAGWTGEGARVQPFIDDMAAAYAWADVVLCRAGATTVAELAVMGKPSVLVPFPYATHDHQTANARRLEQAGAALLLPQGALGQTDLAQALDALFTEPGRLERMGAAARTLGAPDAAAALADEIEALAARRVA, translated from the coding sequence ATGCGGCTGGTGATCCTGACCACGGGCGGCACGGGGGGCCATGTGTTTCCGGCCCTGGCCGTTGCCGAGGAGCTGCGCAGCCGCCACGCGGGGCTGGAGCTGCTCTTCGTGGGCGGGCGCCACGGGCGCGAGGCCGAGTTCGCCGCCCGCGCGGGGCTGCCCTTCGTGGGGCTGCCGGTGCGCGGGTTCCTGGGGCGCGGGCCCCGGGCCGTGGGCGCGGCCTTCGGGCTGGCCTGGGCCCTGGGCATCTCGTGGCGGCTGCTGGCGCGCCGTAGGCCCGACGTGGTGGTGGGCTTCGGCGGCTACGCGGGGTTCGCCCCGGTGGCCATGGCCGCCCTGCGCGGGGTGCCCTGCGCCCTGCACGAGCAGAATAGCCGCCCCGGCTCGGCCAACCGCCTGCTGGGCCGCTGGGTGGACCGGGTCTTCCTGTCCTTCCCCGACGAGGCGAAATTTTTCGACGCGGCGCGCACGCGCCTGACGGGCAACCCCGTGCGCGCGGCCATCCGCGAGGCCGGGGCGCGGGCCGGCGCCGGGGCCGCCCCCGCCGGGCGGCGGGTGCTGGTGGCGGGCGGCAGCCTGGGCGCCCGGGCCATCAACGAGGCCGTGGCCGGGAGCCTGGAGGCCCTGCGCGCGCGCGGGTTCTCCCTGTGGCACCAGACCGGGGCCGAGGACGAGCAGACCGTACGCGCGGCCTACGCCTGCGCCGGGTGGACGGGCGAGGGCGCCCGGGTGCAGCCGTTCATCGACGACATGGCCGCGGCCTACGCCTGGGCCGACGTGGTGCTGTGCCGCGCCGGGGCGACCACGGTGGCCGAGCTGGCGGTGATGGGCAAGCCCAGCGTGCTGGTGCCCTTTCCCTACGCCACCCACGACCACCAGACGGCCAACGCCCGGCGCCTGGAGCAGGCCGGGGCGGCGCTGCTCCTGCCCCAGGGCGCCCTGGGCCAGACGGATCTGGCCCAGGCCCTGGACGCGCTGTTCACCGAGCCGGGCAGGCTGGAGCGCATGGGCGCCGCCGCCCGGACCCTGGGCGCCCCGGACGCCGCCGCGGCCCTGGCCGACGAAATCGAGGCCCTGGCCGCGCGCCGCGTGGCCTGA
- the murD gene encoding UDP-N-acetylmuramoyl-L-alanine--D-glutamate ligase yields MFGHEGELAGTRAAVVGAGASGRAAALLLARLGAAVRLLDRKPDAVAGEDAQALTAAGVELAFGEHRAEHFAGAGLVVLSPGVPLPPLRPLLPAGDAAPEVISELELAGRYSPGRIVAITGTNGKTTTTGLTAHVLQNVGLRVFLGGNIGTPLSQYVLDGREADVLVLEISSYQAQYCTSFRPDVAVLLNFSPNHLDHHASMDEYLEAKLNLFAHMEPEGLALLPAALRAQLGDRHITRARIKWFEPTDRFESERLPGAHNQANMEAVYQATVRFGVDERCMREALDTFEPFPHRLQRVGQARGVTFVDDSKATTVDALRAALESIDGSVLLLAGGVYKGGDLASLAPLLRRKVRAVCLFGASREIFEAAWAGHVPLAWEPTMDKAMHRLMTWAEPGDTMLLSPATSSFDLYANYKERGKHFQRVFEELR; encoded by the coding sequence ATGTTCGGGCACGAAGGCGAACTCGCGGGAACGCGCGCGGCGGTTGTGGGCGCCGGGGCCTCGGGCCGGGCGGCGGCGCTGCTGCTGGCGCGCCTGGGCGCCGCCGTGCGCCTGCTGGACCGCAAGCCGGACGCCGTGGCTGGCGAGGACGCCCAGGCCCTGACGGCGGCGGGCGTGGAGCTGGCCTTTGGCGAGCACCGGGCCGAACATTTCGCCGGGGCGGGGCTGGTGGTGCTCTCCCCGGGCGTGCCGCTGCCCCCGCTGCGGCCGCTGCTGCCCGCCGGGGACGCGGCGCCTGAGGTGATTTCCGAGCTGGAGCTGGCCGGGCGCTACAGCCCCGGGCGCATCGTCGCCATCACGGGCACCAACGGCAAGACCACCACCACCGGCCTGACCGCCCATGTCCTGCAAAACGTCGGACTGCGGGTGTTCCTGGGCGGCAATATCGGCACGCCCCTGTCGCAGTACGTGCTCGACGGGCGCGAGGCCGACGTTTTGGTGCTGGAAATTTCCAGCTATCAGGCCCAGTACTGCACGTCGTTTCGCCCCGACGTGGCCGTGCTGCTCAATTTCAGCCCCAATCACCTGGACCACCACGCGAGCATGGACGAGTACCTGGAAGCCAAGCTGAACCTGTTCGCGCACATGGAGCCCGAGGGGCTGGCCCTGCTGCCCGCCGCCCTGCGCGCCCAGCTGGGCGACCGGCACATCACCCGCGCCCGGATCAAGTGGTTCGAGCCCACGGACCGCTTCGAGAGCGAGCGCCTGCCCGGCGCGCACAACCAGGCCAACATGGAGGCCGTGTATCAGGCCACGGTGCGCTTCGGGGTGGACGAACGCTGCATGCGCGAGGCCCTGGACACCTTCGAGCCCTTCCCCCACCGCTTGCAGCGCGTGGGCCAGGCCCGGGGCGTGACCTTCGTGGACGACTCCAAGGCGACCACGGTGGACGCCCTGCGCGCGGCCCTGGAGAGCATCGACGGCAGCGTGCTGCTGCTGGCGGGCGGCGTCTACAAGGGCGGCGATCTGGCCAGCCTGGCCCCGCTTCTGCGCCGCAAGGTGCGCGCGGTGTGCCTGTTCGGCGCCAGCCGCGAGATTTTCGAGGCCGCCTGGGCCGGGCACGTGCCCCTGGCCTGGGAGCCGACCATGGACAAGGCCATGCACCGGCTCATGACCTGGGCCGAGCCCGGCGACACCATGCTGCTGTCCCCGGCCACGTCGAGCTTCGACCTGTACGCCAACTACAAGGAGCGCGGGAAGCACTTCCAGCGCGTGTTCGAGGAACTGCGATGA
- the ftsW gene encoding putative lipid II flippase FtsW: MSPVAANSAAAGPAATPRHAERTRVDMLLLGFTLGMMAVGLVMVMSASGVMAELSFGDKYLFIKKQAVYALVGLVIMAGAMVVDRGLLYRLTYPILGVAVLLLGATLAFGYEAGGARRWLHLGPVSMQPLEAAKVALVFYLAYFFSHKQEKVKTFSVGFLPPVAVTGLLGGLLLLQPDFGGAAFLCILLFLMSVVGGTSLIYLGSSLVLALGCGWLLIAQSEYRIKRWTAFLDPFGNAQDTGYQLVQSLYAFGSGGWTGQGLGVGKQKLLFLPEAHNDFILAVIGEELGFAGVSLVFVGLGIILWRAFAISLAQQDAQDRFLGYGLTLILAVGAVLNMSVVLGMAPPKGVPMPFMSYGGSSLIVSCFCVGMLLNLSRRRA, from the coding sequence ATGAGCCCCGTCGCTGCCAACTCCGCCGCCGCCGGCCCCGCCGCCACGCCGCGCCACGCCGAACGCACCCGGGTGGACATGCTGCTGCTGGGTTTCACCCTGGGCATGATGGCCGTCGGGCTGGTGATGGTCATGAGCGCCAGCGGGGTCATGGCCGAGCTGTCCTTCGGCGACAAGTACCTGTTCATCAAGAAGCAGGCCGTCTACGCCCTGGTTGGTCTGGTGATCATGGCCGGGGCCATGGTCGTGGACCGCGGCCTGCTCTACCGCCTGACCTACCCCATCCTGGGCGTGGCCGTGCTGCTGCTCGGGGCGACCCTGGCCTTCGGCTACGAGGCGGGCGGGGCGCGGCGCTGGCTGCACCTGGGCCCGGTGTCCATGCAGCCCCTGGAGGCGGCCAAGGTGGCCCTGGTGTTCTACCTGGCCTATTTCTTCAGCCACAAGCAGGAAAAGGTGAAGACCTTCAGCGTGGGCTTCCTGCCGCCGGTGGCCGTGACCGGGCTGCTGGGCGGGCTGCTGCTGCTGCAACCCGACTTCGGCGGGGCGGCGTTTTTGTGCATCCTGCTCTTCCTGATGAGCGTGGTGGGCGGCACGAGCCTGATCTACCTGGGCTCCTCGCTGGTGCTGGCCCTGGGCTGCGGCTGGCTGCTCATCGCCCAGTCCGAGTACCGCATCAAGCGCTGGACGGCCTTCCTGGACCCCTTCGGCAACGCCCAGGACACGGGCTACCAGCTGGTGCAGTCGCTCTACGCCTTCGGCTCCGGCGGCTGGACCGGCCAGGGCCTGGGCGTGGGCAAGCAGAAGCTGCTCTTCCTGCCCGAGGCGCACAACGACTTCATCCTGGCCGTCATCGGCGAAGAGCTGGGCTTTGCGGGCGTGTCCCTGGTCTTCGTGGGCCTGGGGATCATCCTGTGGCGGGCCTTCGCCATCTCCCTGGCCCAGCAGGACGCCCAGGACCGCTTCCTGGGCTACGGCCTGACCCTGATCCTGGCCGTGGGTGCGGTGCTGAACATGTCGGTGGTCCTGGGCATGGCCCCGCCCAAGGGTGTGCCCATGCCGTTCATGAGCTACGGCGGGTCGAGCCTCATCGTCTCGTGCTTCTGCGTGGGGATGCTGCTCAACCTGTCGAGGCGGAGGGCCTGA
- the murC gene encoding UDP-N-acetylmuramate--L-alanine ligase, producing the protein MKNKVRKIHMVGIGGSGMNGIAEVLLNLGYEVSGSDLADSPVTSRLRTLGATVHKGHAAANVGDADVLVKSTAVGRDNPEVAEARRRGIAVIPRAEMLAELMRLRTGIAVAGTHGKTTTTSLLATIFTEAGLDPTVIIGGRLNTFGSNALLGEGEYLIAEADESDGSFLCLFPIVTVVTNIDADHMDHYADLDEIKDAFVDFMNTVPFYGMNVVCLDDPVVREVLPRVNRPVLTYGIDEQGATLRAVVRQCQAKSCFDVLRDGEFLCSVELSQPGRHNVLNALGAIGVALEAGLPVDVVAKALGRFGGVGRRFEVKGERDGVLVVDDYGHHPTEIAATLRTARQYAPDRRLVVAFQPHRFTRTQALFGEFCTAFDDADLLLLTEIYPASEAPIPGVSGQSLAQGIRQVSATEVRFCEDFDAVRAALPGVLRPGDLLLTMGAGNIWQVGMDWLHAR; encoded by the coding sequence ATGAAGAACAAGGTCAGGAAGATACACATGGTGGGCATCGGCGGCTCGGGCATGAACGGCATCGCCGAGGTGCTGCTCAACCTGGGCTACGAGGTCAGCGGTTCGGACCTGGCGGACTCGCCGGTGACCAGCCGCCTGCGCACCCTGGGCGCCACGGTGCACAAGGGCCACGCCGCCGCCAACGTGGGCGACGCCGACGTGCTGGTCAAGTCCACCGCCGTGGGCCGCGACAACCCCGAGGTGGCCGAGGCCCGGCGCCGGGGCATCGCCGTCATCCCCCGCGCCGAGATGCTGGCCGAGCTGATGCGCCTGCGCACGGGCATCGCCGTGGCCGGAACCCACGGCAAGACGACCACCACCTCGCTGCTGGCGACCATCTTCACCGAGGCCGGGCTCGACCCCACGGTGATCATCGGCGGGCGGCTGAACACCTTCGGCTCCAACGCCCTGTTGGGCGAGGGCGAATACCTCATCGCCGAGGCCGACGAATCCGACGGCTCGTTCCTGTGCCTGTTCCCCATCGTCACCGTGGTCACCAACATCGACGCCGACCACATGGACCACTACGCGGACCTGGACGAGATCAAGGACGCCTTCGTGGACTTCATGAACACCGTGCCCTTCTACGGCATGAACGTGGTCTGCCTGGACGACCCGGTGGTGCGCGAGGTGCTGCCCCGGGTCAACCGCCCGGTGCTGACCTACGGCATCGACGAGCAGGGCGCGACCCTGCGCGCGGTGGTCCGCCAGTGCCAGGCCAAAAGCTGCTTCGACGTGCTGCGCGACGGCGAGTTTTTGTGCTCGGTGGAGCTGTCCCAGCCCGGGCGGCACAATGTGCTCAACGCCCTGGGCGCCATCGGCGTGGCCCTGGAGGCCGGGCTGCCCGTGGACGTGGTGGCCAAGGCCCTGGGCCGCTTCGGCGGGGTGGGGCGGCGCTTCGAGGTCAAGGGTGAGCGTGATGGCGTGCTGGTGGTGGACGACTACGGCCACCACCCCACGGAGATCGCCGCCACCCTGCGCACGGCGCGCCAGTACGCCCCGGACCGCCGCCTGGTGGTGGCCTTCCAGCCGCACCGCTTCACGCGGACCCAGGCCCTGTTCGGCGAATTCTGCACGGCCTTCGACGACGCGGACCTGTTGCTGCTCACGGAAATCTACCCGGCCAGCGAGGCGCCCATCCCCGGTGTCAGCGGCCAGAGCCTGGCCCAGGGCATCCGCCAGGTCTCGGCCACCGAGGTGCGCTTCTGCGAGGATTTCGACGCCGTGCGCGCGGCCCTGCCCGGGGTGCTGCGCCCCGGCGACCTGCTGCTGACCATGGGCGCCGGAAACATCTGGCAGGTCGGCATGGACTGGCTGCACGCCCGCTAG